The following coding sequences lie in one Heliangelus exortis chromosome 6, bHelExo1.hap1, whole genome shotgun sequence genomic window:
- the TBR1 gene encoding T-box brain protein 1: MQLEHCLSPSIMLSKKFLNVSSSYPHAGGSELALHDHPIISTTDNLERSSPLKKITRGMTNQSDTDNFPDSKDTPGDVQRNKLSPVLDGVSELRHSFDGSAADRYLLSQSSQPQSAASAPSTMFPYPSQHGPAHPAFSIASPSRYMAHHPVITNGAYNSLLSNSSPQGYPTAGYPYPQQYGHSYQGAPFYQFSSTQPGLVPGKAQVYLCNRPLWLKFHRHQTEMIITKQGRRMFPFLSFNISGLDPTAHYNIFVDVILADPNHWRFQGGKWVPCGKADTNVQGNRVYMHPDSPNTGAHWMRQEISFGKLKLTNNKGASNNNGQMVVLQSLHKYQPRLHVVEVNEDGTEDTNQPGRVQTFTFPETQFIAVTAYQNTDITQLKIDHNPFAKGFRDNYDTIYTGCDMDRLTPSPNDSPRSQIVPGARYAMAGSFLQDQFVSNYAKSRFHPGAGAGPGPGADRSVPHTNGLLSPQQAEDPGAPSPQRWFVAPANNRLDFAASAYDTATDFAGNAATLLSYAAAGVKALPLQAAGCAGRPLGYYADPSGWGARSPPQYCSKSGSVLSCWPNSAAAAARMAAGNPYLGEEAESLPPERSPLPGAEDSKPKDLSDSSWIETPSSIKSIDSTDSGIYEQAKRRRISPSDTPVSESSSPLKSEVLTQRDCEKTCAKDIGYYGFYSHS; encoded by the exons ATGCAGCTGGAGCATTGTCTTTCTCCCTCTATCATGCTCTCCAAGAAATTTCTCAATGTGAGCAGCAGTTACCCACATGCAGGCGGATCTGAGCTTGCCTTGCATGATCATCCCATTATCTCGACCACTGACAACCTGGAGAGAAGTTcacctttgaaaaaaattaccaggGGGATGACGAATCAGTCAGATACAGACAATTTTCCTGACTCCAAGGACACACCAGGGGACGTCCAGAGAAATAAACTGTCTCCCGTCTTGGACGGGGTCTCTGAGCTTCGTCACAGTTTCGATGGATCTGCTGCAGATCGCTATCTGCTCTCTCAGTCCAGCCAGCCCCagtctgctgcctctgctcctaGTACCATGTTCCCTTACCCCAGCCAGCATGGACCTGCTCACCCAGCCTTCTCCATCGCCAGCCCCAGCCGCTACATGGCTCACCATCCTGTGATCACCAACGGAGCTTATAACAGCCTCCTGTCCAACTCTTCTCCACAAGGCTACCCCACGGCGGGCTACCCTTACCCTCAGCAGTATGGCCATTCCTATCAAGGAGCACCTTTCTACCAGTTCTCCTCCACTCAGCCGGGGCTAGTTCCCGGCAAGGCTCAGGTCTACCTGTGCAACAGGCCACTCTGGCTGAAATTTCACCGGCACCAGACGGAGATGATCATCACGAAGCAGGGGAG gcGCATGTTCCCTTTCCTAAGTTTTAATATTTCTGGCCTCGACCCCACGGCTCACTACAATATTTTTGTGGATGTAATTTTGGCGGATCCCAACCATTGGAGATTTCAGGGAGGCAAATGGGTTCCTTGCGGCAAGGCGGACACCAATGTACAAG GAAACCGGGTGTACATGCACCCCGACTCCCCCAACACGGGAGCCCACTGGATGCGCCAGGAAATCTCCTTTGGGAAACTAAAACTAACAAACAATAAAGGAGCATCAAACAACAACGGGCAG ATGGTGGTTTTGCAGTCCCTCCACAAGTACCAGCCCCGCTTGCATGTGGTGGAGGTAAACGAAGACGGGACGGAGGATACCAACCAGCCGGGCAGAGTGCAGACCTTCACCTTCCCCGAGACTCAATTCATAGCCGTCACCGCCTACCAAAACACCGAT ATCACACAGCTGAAAATAGACCACAACCCTTTCGCAAAAGGCTTCCGAGACAATTATGACAC GATCTACACGGGCTGCGACATGGACAGGCTGACGCCTTCCCCCAACGACTCGCCCCGTTCGCAGATTGTGCCTGGGGCCCGCTACGCCATGGCCGGCTCCTTCCTCCAAGACCAGTTCGTGAGTAACTACGCCAAGTCCCGCTTCCACCCCGGGGCAGGAGCGGGCCCGGGGCCCGGCGCCGACCGCAGCGTGCCCCACACCAACGGGCTGCTCTCCCCACAGCAAGCCGAGGATCCGGGGGCCCCCTCGCCTCAGCGCTGGTTCGTCGCCCCCGCCAACAACCGCCTCGACTTCGCTGCCTCCGCCTATGACACGGCCACCGACTTCGCCGGCAACGCGGCCACGCTGCTTTCCTACGCGGCCGCTGGCGTCAAGGCGCTGCCGCTGCAGGCAGCCGGCTGCGCCGGGCGGCCTCTGGGCTATTACGCCGATCCCTCGGGCTGGGGGGCCCGCAGTCCCCCGCAGTACTGCAGCAAATCGGGCTCCGTGCTCTCCTGCTGGCCCAACAGCGCGGCCGCGGCGGCGCGCATGGCTGCCGGCAACCCCTACCTCGGGGAGGAGGCGGAAAGCCTGCCCCCCGAGCGGTCCCCCTTGCCAGGCGCCGAGGACTCCAAGCCCAAAGATTTGTCCGACTCCAGCTGGATCGAGACCCCGTCGTCCATTAAGTCCATCGACTCCACCGATTCTGGGATTTACGAGCAGGCCAAAAGGAGGCGGATCTCCCCTTCGGACACCCCGGTGTCTGAGAGCTCCTCGCCCCTCAAGAGCGAGGTACTCACCCAGCGGGACTGCGAAAAGACCTGCGCCAAGGACATCGGCTACTACGGCTTCTACTCGCACAGCTAG